A genome region from Verrucomicrobiota bacterium includes the following:
- a CDS encoding phosphomethylpyrimidine synthase: protein PGAQYRDNALSKARFEFRWEDQFNLSLDPVTAREFHDETLPQDGAKTAHFCSMCGPHFCSMKITEDVRKYAAEQGISDEAALQKGMEEESREFTEKGSELYAKA from the coding sequence ATCCCGGCGCGCAATACCGCGACAACGCGTTGAGCAAGGCCCGCTTTGAATTCCGCTGGGAAGATCAATTCAATCTCAGCCTCGACCCCGTCACCGCGCGCGAATTCCACGACGAAACCCTCCCGCAGGACGGCGCGAAGACCGCACATTTCTGCTCCATGTGCGGCCCGCACTTCTGCTCGATGAAGATTACCGAAGACGTCCGGAAGTATGCGGCGGAACAGGGAATCTCTGACGAAGCCGCGCTGCAAAAGGGAATGGAAGAAGAATCCCGCGAGTTCACCGAGAAGGGCAGCGAGCTTTACGCGAAGGCGTGA
- a CDS encoding nucleotidyltransferase domain-containing protein: MKTLDENLLETATQRLVAEFQPEQVWLYGSHAWGSPHDDSDVDLLVVVPHSNETPIRRSQRAHRCLRGLRMPKDVLVETRQEVDSVKERKTSLENLILARGRRLYG, translated from the coding sequence ATGAAAACGCTCGACGAGAACCTGCTTGAAACGGCGACACAACGACTCGTCGCGGAATTTCAACCCGAACAAGTCTGGCTTTACGGCTCGCACGCTTGGGGCAGTCCGCATGACGACAGCGACGTTGACCTTCTCGTCGTCGTGCCGCACAGCAACGAGACGCCCATCCGCCGCTCGCAACGCGCGCATCGTTGCCTGCGCGGACTGCGAATGCCCAAAGACGTGTTGGTCGAGACGCGGCAGGAAGTGGATAGCGTCAAGGAACGCAAAACCTCACTCGAAAATCTCATCCTAGCCCGTGGCCGCAGACTCTATGGCTGA
- a CDS encoding HEPN domain-containing protein, which produces MADATPEAKAWMVKAWRDLETARRAATGQPPFYDVAVYHCQQAAEKAVKAFLVHHGKPYEKTHDIEVLTDLAGEVDSNFSQLADAADALTPLRHAVSLSERHLRRRTATDRIRRSVELCPKYLRFRIEPSSSGRTAMKKKLTGAEKWWNECAEYEATHEIAFASPRALLEARMIAELDKARRPHRRAHRNGVARRRKLASR; this is translated from the coding sequence ATGGCTGACGCGACACCAGAAGCGAAAGCATGGATGGTCAAAGCATGGCGCGATTTGGAAACCGCCCGCCGCGCGGCGACCGGCCAGCCGCCTTTCTACGACGTGGCGGTTTATCACTGCCAGCAGGCCGCGGAAAAAGCGGTCAAAGCGTTCCTCGTTCATCACGGCAAACCCTACGAGAAAACCCACGACATTGAAGTGCTGACTGACCTTGCCGGCGAAGTAGATTCCAACTTCAGCCAGTTGGCCGACGCCGCTGACGCGCTGACTCCCCTACGCCACGCAGTTTCGCTATCCGAACGCCACCTTCGCCGTCGAACCGCAACCGACCGAATACGACGAAGCGTTGAACTATGCCCAAAGTATTTACGATTTCGTATTGAACCTTCTTCCAGCGGACGCACGGCCATGAAAAAGAAACTCACCGGTGCGGAGAAGTGGTGGAACGAGTGCGCGGAATACGAAGCGACGCACGAAATCGCGTTCGCTTCGCCGCGTGCCTTGCTGGAAGCCCGCATGATTGCGGAATTGGACAAGGCCCGCCGTCCGCACCGCCGCGCTCACCGGAACGGCGTCGCCCGCCGCCGCAAACTTGCGTCTCGCTGA